A portion of the Sphingobacterium spiritivorum genome contains these proteins:
- a CDS encoding GDYXXLXY domain-containing protein: MKKYKWFIIFFNLLLLLGYFTYSIQAKEEILNEGQLVLLKLAPVDPRSLMQGDYMTLRYAISQDIDTETEKLPRRGYCVIKIDQHGVGQKVRFQRDPSPLNKGEYLIKYTSPNEWNINLGAESFFFQEGHAEKYENAKYGALKVDKNGNSLLVGLYDQQLKEIK, from the coding sequence ATGAAAAAATATAAATGGTTTATCATCTTTTTTAATCTGCTTCTGTTGCTGGGGTATTTTACATATTCGATCCAGGCGAAAGAAGAAATATTGAACGAAGGTCAGTTGGTTTTATTGAAGCTGGCTCCTGTCGACCCGCGTTCACTAATGCAGGGGGATTATATGACTTTGCGTTATGCTATTTCTCAGGATATAGATACGGAAACCGAAAAGTTACCAAGAAGGGGATATTGTGTTATAAAAATTGATCAGCATGGAGTAGGGCAGAAGGTTCGCTTCCAACGGGATCCAAGTCCGTTAAATAAGGGCGAATATCTGATTAAATATACATCGCCGAATGAATGGAATATCAATCTTGGGGCGGAATCTTTTTTCTTTCAGGAAGGTCATGCTGAGAAATATGAAAATGCAAAATATGGTGCATTAAAGGTCGATAAAAATGGCAACAGCCTGTTAGTGGGGTTATATGATCAGCAACTTAAAGAAATAAAATAA
- a CDS encoding DUF4401 domain-containing protein: MKNKEQIIEVLDYLRNKRENKESFVCDEEAIIASYQKNRSVESLPIKILSIFGGLLASLAFVGFLFISGLYDSGIALIILGLICIVAAILVNKKSDKIILDTVTVLFYIIGFLLMTMGFNEFKIGDSYILLLFVFIASCSLIIVHNYILSFISILIINGCIFGLILTNDVYNLIHIHISVLTGLVSYIILNEAKIITNSKALCRLYKPLRAGLIFSFLVLLIFLGKRGMIALSPEYTWLSSVIIFLAIIYLMLKLSDTLHVVNVVQRAVICILSILVLLPTVWSPAISGAILIILLSFYVNYKTGMIVGVIAFIYFISQYYYDLNFTLLTKSMLLISSGILFLALYLFTRKSLTKHEKI; the protein is encoded by the coding sequence ATGAAAAATAAAGAGCAGATCATAGAGGTATTGGATTATCTCCGAAATAAAAGAGAAAATAAAGAATCATTTGTCTGCGATGAAGAAGCGATTATAGCTTCATACCAGAAAAACAGATCTGTTGAATCTCTGCCAATAAAGATTCTTTCCATATTTGGCGGTCTGCTGGCCAGTCTGGCGTTTGTTGGTTTTTTGTTTATCAGCGGACTTTATGACTCCGGTATTGCTCTTATTATACTCGGTCTTATTTGTATTGTGGCAGCTATACTGGTGAATAAGAAAAGTGATAAAATTATTCTGGATACAGTGACTGTATTATTTTATATCATCGGCTTTTTACTTATGACAATGGGTTTTAATGAGTTTAAAATAGGAGATAGTTATATTCTTCTCCTATTTGTTTTCATTGCCTCCTGTTCTCTGATTATTGTTCATAACTACATCCTTTCGTTTATATCCATTCTGATCATAAATGGCTGTATATTTGGCTTGATTCTTACTAATGATGTCTACAATCTGATCCATATTCATATTTCTGTATTAACTGGATTGGTTAGCTATATTATACTGAATGAAGCGAAAATTATTACCAATTCTAAAGCATTATGCAGACTTTATAAACCTTTAAGAGCAGGCTTGATCTTTTCATTTTTAGTGCTGCTGATCTTTTTAGGCAAGAGGGGAATGATTGCATTGTCTCCGGAATATACCTGGCTTTCTTCTGTTATTATCTTTTTGGCCATTATATATTTAATGCTGAAGTTGTCGGACACGTTGCATGTTGTAAATGTAGTTCAAAGAGCTGTAATTTGTATTCTTAGCATACTGGTTTTGTTACCTACTGTATGGTCTCCGGCAATTTCAGGCGCAATATTGATTATTCTGCTGAGCTTTTACGTGAATTATAAGACGGGAATGATTGTCGGAGTGATTGCTTTTATTTATTTTATTTCTCAGTATTACTACGACCTTAATTTTACATTACTGACCAAATCCATGTTACTGATCTCTTCAGGAATTCTATTTCTGGCGCTCTATTTATTTACCCGTAAAAGCCTGACAAAACATGAAAAAATATAA
- the lysA gene encoding diaminopimelate decarboxylase has translation MFSTKQLASFEHQETPFYYYDMSLLERTLDACAAAANKRGFHVHYALKANFNDRILQLIQAKGFGADCVSGNEVKKSIETGFKADKITFAGVGKSDKEIRYALAHEIFAFNVESIEEMEVINALAGETGQIANVSLRINPNVDAQTHHYITTGLDENKFGIPNSELEKSAAILRESKHLNLVGLHFHIGSQIVDLNVFKSLCVKVNEWKNWFEERGTTIRVLNVGGGLGVDYKDPDGNPITDFEAYFDIFDKFLERNPHQEVHFELGRALVAQCGSLLSRVLYTKSGIKKNFLILDAGMTELMRPALYQAYHKIERVGESDQDEINYDVVGPICESSDCFGKEVPLPVSKRGDLIAIRTAGAYGEVMSSHYNLREEIRYVYSDEIV, from the coding sequence ATGTTCAGTACGAAACAACTGGCTTCTTTCGAGCATCAGGAGACGCCATTTTATTACTATGATATGAGTTTGCTGGAACGCACACTGGATGCGTGTGCAGCAGCGGCAAATAAAAGAGGATTTCACGTGCATTATGCCCTGAAAGCTAATTTCAATGACCGTATTCTTCAGCTTATCCAGGCCAAAGGTTTTGGAGCGGATTGTGTAAGCGGTAATGAGGTAAAGAAATCTATTGAAACGGGTTTTAAAGCTGATAAAATTACATTTGCCGGCGTCGGTAAATCGGATAAAGAAATCCGCTATGCATTGGCACATGAGATATTTGCATTCAATGTCGAGTCTATTGAAGAGATGGAGGTCATCAATGCTTTGGCAGGGGAGACCGGACAGATTGCAAATGTATCGCTGCGAATAAATCCGAATGTAGATGCACAGACACATCATTATATCACAACGGGACTGGATGAAAATAAATTCGGCATTCCTAATTCTGAGCTCGAAAAATCTGCTGCTATATTAAGAGAATCCAAGCATCTTAATCTCGTGGGATTACACTTTCATATTGGTTCGCAGATCGTTGATCTGAACGTGTTTAAAAGCCTTTGTGTAAAGGTCAATGAATGGAAGAACTGGTTTGAAGAAAGGGGTACTACGATCAGGGTCTTAAATGTAGGCGGCGGATTAGGTGTCGATTATAAAGACCCTGATGGTAATCCCATTACAGATTTTGAAGCTTACTTTGATATTTTTGACAAATTTTTAGAACGCAATCCTCATCAGGAAGTACATTTTGAACTTGGAAGGGCATTAGTAGCACAATGTGGAAGTCTCCTAAGCCGCGTGTTATATACAAAGAGTGGTATCAAGAAGAATTTTCTTATACTGGATGCCGGTATGACAGAATTAATGCGTCCGGCACTATATCAGGCATATCATAAGATAGAAAGAGTAGGAGAGTCGGATCAGGATGAAATCAACTATGATGTCGTCGGACCAATCTGCGAGAGTTCAGATTGTTTTGGGAAGGAAGTTCCATTACCGGTGAGCAAAAGAGGAGATCTGATTGCGATACGTACAGCCGGAGCTTATGGAGAGGTGATGTCTTCACATTACAATCTTCGGGAAGAAATACGGTATGTATATTCCGACGAAATCGTATAG
- a CDS encoding GNAT family N-acetyltransferase: MNMKTERLNLRRLDMIHAAFMLRLVNTDQWKENIGDRNVNSIEEAEAYIRRIIETPTIQYWVVSLITNDLPVGVVSLVKRTYLEDADIGFALLPEFEKQGYAFEAASRLLIYIRENRIQNKVLGITKNSNLKSIRLLEKLGMKRASDIENAVQEQNELIYYLYLHPQL; encoded by the coding sequence ATGAATATGAAAACGGAGAGGTTAAATTTACGCAGGTTAGACATGATTCATGCAGCATTTATGTTGAGGCTGGTCAATACGGATCAATGGAAAGAAAATATTGGCGATAGAAATGTCAACAGTATAGAAGAGGCAGAAGCATACATAAGACGGATAATCGAAACGCCGACTATTCAATACTGGGTGGTCTCTTTGATAACTAATGATCTTCCTGTAGGAGTGGTATCGCTTGTTAAGCGCACTTATCTCGAAGATGCTGATATTGGATTTGCATTGTTGCCTGAGTTTGAAAAGCAAGGATATGCCTTTGAGGCTGCCAGCAGATTACTGATCTATATCCGGGAAAATCGTATACAGAACAAAGTGCTGGGAATCACCAAAAACAGCAATCTTAAGTCTATTCGTCTTTTAGAAAAATTGGGCATGAAGAGAGCGTCGGATATAGAGAATGCTGTGCAAGAGCAAAATGAATTGATTTATTACCTGTATTTACATCCGCAATTATAA
- a CDS encoding class I SAM-dependent methyltransferase: MSKIYTEEELKEIANQLANPNGEFGLVIADNMNENNIGMTLETVRNMDLSDNDEVLELGHGNCGHLKLILQQAKSIHYRGLEISSTMHQQASTDHKEEISRGQASFLLYDGLHIPFQDNLFDKILSVNTLYFWEDIPALLAEIRRVLKPQGCAAITFADRAFMETLPFTKFGFNLFDLEKFKTAIAESDFILKSALKRAEYVNSKTGDPVLREYWIAILSPDNEHPKTEKPLTT, encoded by the coding sequence ATGTCAAAAATATATACTGAAGAAGAACTTAAAGAGATCGCTAATCAACTGGCAAATCCAAATGGAGAATTTGGACTTGTTATCGCTGATAACATGAATGAAAACAATATCGGCATGACACTGGAAACGGTCAGGAATATGGATTTGAGCGATAATGATGAGGTTCTGGAATTAGGGCATGGCAACTGCGGACACCTGAAACTAATATTACAACAAGCGAAATCTATCCACTATCGCGGCCTTGAAATATCTTCTACGATGCATCAGCAGGCCAGTACGGATCATAAGGAAGAAATAAGCCGGGGTCAGGCGTCTTTCCTTTTGTATGATGGCCTGCACATTCCCTTTCAGGACAATCTGTTTGATAAAATACTATCTGTCAACACCCTTTATTTCTGGGAGGATATCCCCGCACTATTAGCAGAGATCAGACGTGTGTTAAAACCGCAAGGCTGTGCTGCCATCACATTCGCAGACCGTGCTTTTATGGAGACTTTACCTTTTACTAAATTCGGGTTCAATCTGTTTGATCTGGAGAAATTCAAAACAGCAATCGCAGAAAGCGACTTCATTCTGAAAAGTGCGTTGAAAAGAGCTGAGTATGTAAACAGTAAAACCGGAGATCCCGTTTTGAGAGAATACTGGATAGCAATTTTATCTCCCGATAATGAACACCCTAAAACAGAAAAGCCCTTAACAACATAA
- a CDS encoding YceI family protein, giving the protein MATIWNLDSAHSELEFKVKHMMISNVKGLFQDFEIQLEGNGEDLSAATIKAAIKTDSINTKNEQRDQHLKSGDFFDAANYPEIKFVSTSIVKKSEDEFAVTGDLTIKDVTKPITLDVDFGGIAVDPWGNSKVGYTFSGKINRSDYGLTWNAALETGGVMVSEEVKISGDIQFSKS; this is encoded by the coding sequence ATGGCAACTATCTGGAATCTAGACTCTGCTCACAGTGAGTTGGAGTTTAAAGTAAAACACATGATGATTTCAAATGTAAAAGGACTTTTTCAGGACTTTGAAATCCAATTAGAAGGGAATGGTGAAGATCTGTCTGCAGCTACAATTAAAGCAGCTATCAAAACCGATTCCATTAATACTAAAAATGAACAACGCGATCAGCATTTAAAAAGCGGAGACTTTTTTGATGCCGCAAATTATCCTGAAATAAAGTTTGTATCGACTTCTATTGTAAAGAAATCAGAAGATGAATTTGCAGTAACAGGAGATCTGACAATCAAGGATGTGACTAAGCCTATTACACTGGATGTAGATTTCGGAGGTATTGCAGTGGACCCGTGGGGCAACAGTAAAGTCGGATATACCTTTTCAGGCAAGATAAACAGAAGCGATTACGGTCTGACATGGAATGCGGCATTAGAAACAGGTGGAGTAATGGTGAGTGAAGAGGTAAAAATCTCAGGTGATATTCAATTTTCAAAAAGCTAA
- a CDS encoding DUF2157 domain-containing protein produces MNKIEREDIYIISRHSNLTEEEIAEVLKEDIFSDRSAWEKFLRLFFMVLGIGFTVAGIVFFFAYNWADLHKFVKIGLAEGLIIVTTVLVLIPGIPISVRNIILTGAAVLVGVLFAVFGQIYQTGADAYDFFLAWTVFITLWVLVANYAPLWLLYLLLINTTVLMYTDQVAKDWNGVLVCTLLFIVNGMALLISVLQSRFINNVIVPQWFSNTVALAAATFATAGIIFWIFEEPHRPFPWLLLLTAAAYFFGIRYGLKAKSGFYLSLIPFSLIIIVSGLLIHISDGEMMYLTVSGFIVISVTLVIKKLIDLQKKWTNEK; encoded by the coding sequence ATGAATAAAATAGAACGGGAAGATATTTATATTATAAGCAGACACAGCAATCTGACAGAGGAAGAAATTGCTGAAGTGCTGAAAGAAGATATATTCAGTGACAGAAGTGCGTGGGAAAAGTTTCTGCGTTTGTTTTTTATGGTACTGGGTATTGGTTTTACAGTAGCCGGAATTGTTTTCTTTTTTGCTTACAACTGGGCTGATCTGCACAAGTTTGTAAAGATTGGTCTTGCAGAAGGGTTGATTATTGTGACAACCGTACTGGTTCTGATCCCGGGAATCCCTATTTCAGTACGGAATATAATCCTTACCGGGGCAGCTGTACTGGTCGGTGTATTGTTTGCCGTATTCGGTCAGATTTATCAGACCGGAGCAGATGCATACGACTTTTTTCTGGCCTGGACAGTCTTTATTACTTTGTGGGTTTTAGTTGCCAATTATGCCCCGCTTTGGTTGTTGTATCTCCTTTTGATAAATACTACCGTGCTGATGTATACTGATCAGGTGGCAAAAGACTGGAACGGAGTGCTGGTATGCACGTTGTTATTTATTGTGAATGGTATGGCTTTGCTGATTTCCGTTCTGCAATCCCGTTTTATAAATAATGTAATAGTCCCGCAATGGTTCTCCAATACAGTAGCATTAGCTGCTGCAACATTTGCTACTGCGGGCATTATTTTCTGGATATTTGAAGAGCCGCATCGTCCTTTTCCCTGGCTATTGTTATTGACAGCTGCAGCTTATTTTTTTGGTATCCGGTATGGGTTGAAGGCGAAAAGCGGCTTCTATCTTTCGCTGATACCCTTCAGTCTTATTATCATTGTATCCGGTTTGCTCATCCATATTTCAGATGGAGAGATGATGTATCTGACTGTGAGTGGTTTTATTGTGATCAGCGTAACACTGGTTATTAAAAAGTTGATTGACCTTCAAAAGAAATGGACAAATGAAAAATAA
- a CDS encoding glycoside hydrolase: MKTQKLKIALGLAFAMSVLGSCEKKDLVNDKLPNPNALAQTNGVVDVVLDWNQTYQKIEGFGAFGGRITPFFESGKRDSIMEYLWGNTGLHLNMLRGKVLHTYPFNQQTKVVTIQPVGVDINVDVNSTQYQALTEDQKEQLGQLWILKTAKQRHQVPIIFASTWTPPLYMKTNPNSISGKFFNGLNFNTSSTTFANYLAGFTKAYKDAGIDFYGISPSNEPENVFSDWDASYWKPKNLGEFITNNLRPALNNEGLQSVKIISSENAAWGTANSFLSSMDKSKVDVLAGHGYVEIGDLIFGQRGLNQNPQIWNYATGNKPVWVTEASDDSGVYDNTMTGGLKLAKNMHKFLAECNVNSYVYWLGMLAIRNNESLICTNSDGTLDFPKTYDVMGHYSRFINSGYYRFKATSNGGSNIMVSAYKDPASGKFTCVVINSGTTAANCKIKLQGFGTTSLQNYQTTDASTGHWTAGTAVSADAAGELSVTLPAKSITTYTGIKN; encoded by the coding sequence ATGAAAACACAAAAATTAAAGATTGCCCTGGGCTTAGCGTTTGCGATGTCGGTACTGGGCAGTTGCGAAAAAAAAGATTTGGTAAATGATAAACTTCCGAATCCGAATGCTCTTGCTCAGACAAATGGAGTTGTGGATGTTGTACTGGACTGGAATCAGACGTACCAGAAGATTGAGGGATTTGGTGCTTTCGGAGGAAGAATAACTCCGTTTTTTGAATCGGGTAAAAGAGATAGTATAATGGAATATTTATGGGGAAATACCGGGTTGCATCTGAATATGCTGAGAGGAAAAGTATTGCACACGTATCCATTCAATCAACAAACTAAAGTGGTAACGATTCAACCTGTAGGTGTGGATATCAATGTAGATGTAAACAGTACGCAATACCAGGCTCTTACAGAAGATCAGAAGGAACAGCTGGGACAATTGTGGATTCTGAAAACTGCAAAACAGCGTCATCAGGTTCCGATCATTTTTGCCAGTACCTGGACGCCTCCATTGTATATGAAAACCAACCCTAACAGTATAAGCGGTAAGTTTTTTAATGGTTTAAACTTTAATACTTCGTCGACTACATTTGCAAATTATCTAGCCGGATTTACGAAAGCTTATAAAGACGCAGGAATCGATTTTTATGGGATTTCTCCAAGCAATGAACCGGAAAATGTATTTTCAGATTGGGATGCTTCCTATTGGAAGCCAAAAAATCTGGGAGAGTTTATTACAAATAATTTAAGACCGGCATTGAATAATGAAGGACTGCAGAGTGTTAAGATTATTTCTTCAGAAAATGCAGCATGGGGTACTGCAAATAGTTTTCTGTCTTCCATGGATAAATCTAAGGTAGACGTATTGGCAGGACATGGTTATGTGGAAATAGGGGATTTGATTTTTGGACAACGTGGTTTGAATCAGAATCCGCAAATATGGAATTATGCAACCGGCAATAAACCGGTATGGGTGACAGAAGCTTCTGACGATAGCGGGGTGTATGATAATACTATGACCGGAGGATTGAAACTGGCTAAAAATATGCATAAATTTTTGGCGGAATGTAATGTGAACTCCTATGTGTACTGGTTAGGTATGCTGGCTATACGAAACAATGAATCGCTAATCTGTACCAACAGTGACGGGACGCTTGATTTTCCGAAGACATATGACGTCATGGGGCACTATTCAAGATTTATTAATTCGGGATATTACAGATTTAAAGCAACCTCGAATGGAGGAAGTAATATAATGGTATCTGCTTATAAAGATCCGGCTTCAGGCAAATTTACATGCGTAGTAATCAATAGTGGCACTACTGCCGCTAATTGTAAGATCAAACTTCAGGGTTTTGGAACAACCAGTCTGCAGAATTATCAGACAACAGATGCAAGCACTGGCCACTGGACTGCAGGTACTGCTGTAAGTGCGGATGCTGCAGGCGAGTTGTCTGTAACCTTGCCGGCAAAAAGTATAACAACATATACCGGAATTAAAAATTAG
- a CDS encoding alpha/beta fold hydrolase yields MISLIHNVHAQSPPIYDTLSIGNIKQVVSYSGSKDALVILFLHGGPGSSRMKQAEVFSNILQKHFMVVQWDQRGAGRTEALNKSLVTISLDLMVNDTFELIKLLLKRFNQRKLYLVGESWGTVLGFKMAEKHPELLSGYLAFSPVVNQTKSEQILLENLKLYAKEKANIEAQKELDNVKIPFNSYEDMYYSRKWMLSYDGHPVAEKDLPLLKQYMEDWSKAWMPTWNEVMKQNLFVELPTIKCPVYFFLGEKDLQTNCNVAKDYYKILKAPKKNIYTFKNAGHSVLVDEAEQVQKIIISEILNNDSNKEH; encoded by the coding sequence ATGATATCGCTGATTCATAATGTACATGCACAATCTCCACCTATTTACGATACACTTTCCATTGGTAATATCAAACAGGTTGTTTCCTATAGCGGGAGTAAAGATGCACTTGTTATTCTTTTCTTACACGGCGGTCCGGGAAGCTCAAGGATGAAGCAGGCTGAAGTTTTTTCCAATATACTTCAAAAACATTTTATGGTCGTTCAATGGGATCAGCGAGGCGCGGGGAGAACTGAGGCACTGAATAAATCATTAGTAACGATATCCCTAGACTTAATGGTAAATGACACATTTGAATTAATCAAATTACTTTTAAAAAGATTCAATCAGAGGAAATTGTATCTCGTTGGAGAATCCTGGGGAACTGTTCTAGGCTTCAAGATGGCAGAAAAACATCCTGAACTTTTAAGTGGCTATCTTGCGTTCAGCCCAGTGGTCAACCAAACAAAAAGTGAACAAATCCTGCTGGAAAACTTAAAACTGTATGCCAAAGAGAAAGCTAATATAGAAGCTCAGAAAGAACTGGATAATGTTAAAATACCATTCAACAGTTACGAAGACATGTACTATTCAAGGAAATGGATGTTAAGTTACGATGGACACCCAGTCGCAGAAAAAGACCTGCCGCTGCTGAAGCAATATATGGAAGATTGGTCGAAAGCTTGGATGCCAACGTGGAATGAAGTAATGAAACAGAATCTTTTCGTAGAATTACCAACGATCAAATGTCCTGTATATTTCTTTTTGGGAGAAAAAGATCTACAGACAAACTGTAATGTTGCCAAAGATTACTATAAAATCTTAAAAGCACCTAAAAAGAATATATACACTTTTAAAAACGCGGGGCATTCTGTATTAGTCGATGAGGCAGAGCAAGTTCAAAAAATAATTATTTCTGAAATTTTAAATAATGACAGTAATAAGGAACATTAG
- a CDS encoding antibiotic biosynthesis monooxygenase family protein, with product MILEVAILNVKPGRSDQFETDFQTAGQYISSIEGYIKHTLKKCVEIENQYILLVEWVSVKAHEIGFRESTQYVKWKELLHDYYDPFPQVLHYEGVIDNS from the coding sequence ATGATTTTAGAAGTCGCTATATTAAATGTTAAACCGGGACGGTCTGATCAGTTCGAAACTGATTTTCAAACTGCAGGTCAATATATCTCTTCAATTGAAGGTTATATCAAACATACATTGAAAAAATGTGTAGAAATTGAAAATCAATATATTCTTTTAGTCGAATGGGTTTCCGTAAAAGCGCATGAAATTGGATTCAGAGAATCTACCCAATATGTAAAGTGGAAGGAATTGCTGCATGATTATTACGATCCATTTCCACAAGTTCTGCATTATGAGGGCGTGATCGACAACAGTTAA
- a CDS encoding GNAT family N-acetyltransferase: MLTVNFSEFPELETNRLKLRRADLDDINELFALRSDPQIMKYIPRPVATGLEEVSEHIKIVDEKMGSNEIINWAITLKDDPKMIGTIGYYHIKSEHYRAEIGYMLLPDFQGKGYITEAINQVVNYGFTKMGLHSIEALIDPENIASAKVLEKCNFVKEGYFKESEFYNGKFIDTVIYSKLNG, translated from the coding sequence ATGCTTACTGTAAATTTCTCCGAGTTTCCTGAATTGGAAACTAACAGATTGAAACTACGACGTGCTGATCTGGATGATATCAACGAGTTATTTGCTCTGCGTTCTGATCCGCAGATCATGAAATATATTCCCAGACCTGTAGCGACAGGACTTGAGGAAGTCTCGGAACATATAAAAATAGTCGATGAAAAAATGGGCAGCAATGAGATCATCAATTGGGCAATTACACTAAAAGATGATCCTAAAATGATTGGAACTATCGGCTATTATCATATTAAGTCTGAGCATTATCGGGCTGAAATTGGGTATATGCTGCTTCCTGATTTTCAAGGAAAGGGTTATATTACCGAAGCAATTAATCAAGTTGTTAATTACGGCTTTACTAAAATGGGGCTGCATTCGATCGAAGCATTGATTGATCCTGAAAATATAGCCTCAGCCAAAGTATTAGAGAAATGCAATTTCGTTAAAGAGGGATATTTTAAAGAAAGTGAATTCTATAACGGCAAATTTATTGATACAGTCATTTATTCGAAATTAAATGGATAA
- a CDS encoding DUF1572 domain-containing protein gives MTDSLAYLSKHFRDVHFGGNWTCVNLNDTLQNIDWIQATTPVYSLNTIAMLVFHVNYYIVAITDVLTGKPLTSQDKFSFDLKPITSEDEWQNLIQKTLHDAESLAVLIENLNPSCLDQDFTDPKYGTYYRNLLGVIEHTHYHLGQINILKKIITEAKIREKDQPE, from the coding sequence ATGACAGACTCACTAGCTTATCTGTCCAAACATTTCAGAGATGTACACTTTGGGGGCAACTGGACATGCGTCAATCTAAACGATACACTGCAAAATATAGACTGGATACAGGCAACTACTCCTGTTTATAGCCTTAATACAATAGCTATGTTGGTTTTCCATGTTAATTATTATATTGTCGCTATTACAGATGTTCTTACCGGCAAGCCGCTCACCTCTCAGGATAAATTCAGTTTTGATCTGAAACCGATCACTAGTGAAGATGAATGGCAGAATTTAATTCAGAAAACGCTTCATGATGCTGAAAGTTTAGCAGTACTGATTGAAAATCTGAATCCTTCCTGCTTAGATCAGGACTTTACGGATCCCAAATACGGAACATATTATCGTAATCTGCTTGGTGTTATAGAACATACACATTATCATCTGGGGCAGATCAATATTTTGAAAAAAATAATTACAGAAGCAAAGATCAGAGAAAAAGATCAGCCTGAATAA
- a CDS encoding PKD domain-containing protein, which translates to MKLLKLFLLFSILGIMSCSDKVEESMIDCLGESFLTNVEHSSSDQNAKLINFNITYSGEQQLNNSVKWVYGDGAQQVVNGKTSSHTYSQSGTFTAIATVKTSGGCTFDVKETVIVK; encoded by the coding sequence ATGAAGTTATTGAAACTATTCCTCCTATTTTCTATTCTAGGTATTATGTCTTGTAGTGATAAAGTTGAGGAAAGTATGATTGACTGTTTAGGCGAATCTTTTTTGACAAATGTGGAGCATTCTTCTTCTGATCAGAACGCGAAACTGATTAATTTTAATATAACTTATTCAGGAGAGCAGCAATTGAATAATTCAGTTAAATGGGTCTATGGTGACGGTGCTCAGCAAGTCGTTAATGGCAAAACTTCCAGCCACACATATAGTCAAAGTGGAACTTTTACAGCTATTGCAACTGTAAAAACCAGCGGAGGATGTACCTTCGATGTTAAAGAAACTGTGATTGTTAAATAA
- a CDS encoding DUF4377 domain-containing protein has protein sequence MKKIAPLLMCFLMVTSAISTLAQSKTFNMEIKENKADCSGVGRMKCYLVKYHNSKDWEYFYAPIDNFDYSEGFRYKVKVKRSKLSNVPADASSYKYEVVKVISKKKIRDSNDQSEEITMMVKENRVDCTGVGRMKCYMVKYNNSKDWEYFYSGFQHFNYEEGYRYKLLVKRTKLKNVPADASSYTYDVIKILSKTKAGNIKEENTALAFLEKHTWKLLSLRGKLQENSGAFMNFDIDKNSVSGNSSCNNYFGTVRFNGNKIAFTNVGSTQKACLNDNIEREFFDLLSLNGLTYDIAEQTFNLYHEQKLIAIFGMTQKN, from the coding sequence ATGAAAAAAATCGCACCTCTTCTGATGTGTTTCTTAATGGTCACATCTGCGATCAGTACACTGGCTCAAAGCAAGACCTTTAACATGGAGATTAAAGAGAATAAAGCAGACTGTAGTGGTGTAGGTCGAATGAAATGTTACCTGGTCAAGTATCACAACAGTAAAGACTGGGAATATTTTTACGCACCGATTGATAATTTTGACTATTCGGAAGGATTCCGGTACAAGGTAAAAGTAAAACGCAGCAAATTGAGCAATGTTCCTGCAGATGCTTCATCTTACAAATATGAAGTAGTAAAAGTAATCAGTAAGAAAAAAATCAGAGATTCTAATGATCAGAGTGAAGAGATCACTATGATGGTCAAAGAGAATCGCGTAGACTGTACAGGTGTAGGACGTATGAAATGTTATATGGTTAAGTATAACAACAGCAAAGACTGGGAATATTTTTATTCTGGCTTTCAGCATTTCAATTACGAAGAAGGATATCGTTATAAATTACTGGTAAAACGCACGAAACTAAAAAATGTACCGGCTGATGCTTCTTCCTATACCTATGATGTAATCAAAATACTGAGTAAAACAAAAGCAGGTAATATCAAAGAAGAAAATACAGCTCTCGCATTTCTTGAAAAACATACATGGAAACTTTTATCTCTTCGCGGAAAGCTGCAGGAGAACAGTGGTGCATTTATGAATTTCGACATTGACAAGAATAGTGTCAGTGGTAATTCCAGCTGTAATAATTATTTCGGAACTGTACGCTTCAATGGAAATAAGATCGCATTTACCAATGTAGGGAGCACACAGAAAGCATGCCTCAATGATAATATAGAAAGAGAGTTTTTTGATCTGCTATCGCTTAACGGCCTGACCTATGATATAGCTGAACAGACTTTCAATCTATATCATGAGCAAAAACTCATTGCCATATTTGGTATGACCCAAAAGAATTAA